A section of the Girardinichthys multiradiatus isolate DD_20200921_A chromosome 5, DD_fGirMul_XY1, whole genome shotgun sequence genome encodes:
- the LOC124868684 gene encoding neuronal acetylcholine receptor subunit beta-2-like: protein MTPNPLFLFLILSLTNSGAENAEERLVNYLLGPERYNKLIRPAVNKSQQVTISIQVSLSQLISVNEREQIMTTNVWLFQEWNDYRLRWDPDKYEGIKKLRIPSKLIWLPDIVLYNNADGVYEVSFYCNAVVSNTGDIFWLPPAIYKSACSIEVQNFPFDQQNCTLKFRSWTYDHTEVDLILTSDFASRDDFTPSGEWDIVSLPARKNEDPNDITYLDITYDFVIKRKPLFYTINLIIPCVLITSLAILVFYLPSDCREKMTLCISVLLALTVFLLLISKIVPPTSLAVPLIGKYLMFTMVLVTFSTVSTACVLNVHHRSPSTHYMPDWVKHIFLVRLATFLLMKRPGSSNKLNRKLTSRNPSRKSNFHSSTGRRQHSDARLGGIPADCNSFYVNEESAYNCCWKVGNTRDSPEFGRPTAVQLDAELEEAVDGVKYIAEHMKMEDGNEGIIEDWKYVAMVIDRLFLWIFILVCVVGTLGLFMQPLFQSYNTPILDDTEHGDF, encoded by the exons aCAGCGGAGCAGAGAATGCAGAGGAGCGGCTGGTGAACTACCTGCTGGGACCAGAGCGCTACAACAAGCTGATCAGACCTGCGGTGAATAAGAGCCAACAGGTCACCATCTCCATACAGGTCTCCCTGTCGCAGCTCATCAGCGTG AATGAGCGGGAGCAGATAATGACCACCAATGTGTGGCTGTTTCAG GAATGGAACGACTACAGACTGAGATGGGACCCAGACAAATATGAAGGCATCAAAAAACTGCGCATACCATCCAAACTGATCTGGCTTCCTGACATAGTACTCTATAATAA TGCTGATGGAGTGTATGAAGTTTCCTTCTACTGCAACGCTGTGGTCTCCAACACGGGCGACATCTTCTGGCTCCCCCCAGCTATCTACAAGTCTGCCTGCTCCATTGAGGTGCAGAACTTTCCTTTTGACCAACAGAACTGCACCCTCAAGTTTCGCTCCTGGACATACGACCACACAGAGGTGGACCTCATCCTTACTAGCGACTTCGCCAGCCGGGACGACTTTACCCCAAGCGGGGAGTGGGACATCGTTTCTCTCCCAGCACGCAAAAATGAGGACCCCAATGACATCACTTACCTTGACATCACTTATGATTTTGTCATCAAGAGGAAGCCACTGTTTTATACCATTAATCTAATCATCCCATGCGTCCTGATTACTTCGTTGGCCATCCTCGTGTTCTATTTGCCTTCGGACTGCAGGGAGAAAATGACGCTGTGTATCTCAGTGCTACTGGCACTCACCGTGTTCCTGCTGCTAATTTCAAAGATAGTGCCACCCACCTCTCTGGCAGTACCACTTATAG GTAAATACTTGATGTTCACCATGGTGCTGGTTACATTCTCCACTGTCAGCACAGCCTGTGTTCTCAATGTGCACCACCGCTCCCCGTCTACTCACTACATGCCAGACTGGGTCAAACACATCTTTTTGGTTCGCCTTGCAACCTTCCTCCTCATGAAACGCCCAGGCTCTTCCAATAAACTCAACCGGAAGCTCACCAGCAGGAACCCCAGCAGAAAAAGCAATTTCCACAGCAGCACGGGCAGGAGGCAGCACTCCGATGCCAGACTTGGTGGAATCCCAGCAGACTGCAACTCTTTCTATGTTAACGAGGAGTCGGCATACAACTGTTGCTGGAAAGTGGGCAACACTCGGGATTCTCCAGAGTTTGGGAGGCCTACGGCAGTGCAGTTGGATGCAGAGCTGGAAGAAGCAGTGGATGGAGTGAAATACATCGCCGAACACATGAAGATGGAAGACGGCAATGAAGGG ATCATTGAGGACTGGAAGTATGTGGCCATGGTCATAGATCGCCTCTTTCTCTGGATTTTCATCCTGGTTTGTGTGGTGGGAACTCTGGGACTCTTCATGCAGCCACTCTTCCAGAGCTACAACACACCCATACTTGATGACACAGA aCATGGAGATTTCTAG